A region from the Aegilops tauschii subsp. strangulata cultivar AL8/78 chromosome 5, Aet v6.0, whole genome shotgun sequence genome encodes:
- the LOC109772551 gene encoding uncharacterized protein isoform X2 yields the protein MNYQRIPASSVRHSKRHINQLDGVICSCAKQDDYAINRYRTRTLLPSFATVVSCSSTASTCDGHELHMNSLLCHIIGIERSTEASNLAVLTTSPEIQTASAPAEVVSRVFLIADHAVETHKPYGCFCFVTFSDLQIDPLMDLSFHSPTSNTQFLGDEDRSAAHAQCWT from the exons ATGAATTACCAAAGGATACCAGCGAGCAGCGTCCGGCACTCCAAGCGTCACATCAACCAACTTGATG GTGTTATCTGTTCATGTGCAAAGCAGGACGATTACGCCATCAACAGGTACCGGACACGGACTCTTCTGCCCTCCTTTGCCACTGTTGTGTCATGTTCGAGCACGGCATCAACTTGTGACGGACACGAACTCCACATGAACTCCCTCCTTTGCCACATAATAGGCATCGAGCGCTCTACGGAAGCATCCAATCTCGCTGTTCTAACAACTTCGCCGGAAATACAGACCGCCAGTGCTCCAGCTGAG GTTGTTTCTCGAGTATTTCTTATTGCAGACCATGCTGTAGAGACACACAAACCGTACGGCTGCTTTTGCTTTGTTACATTTTCAGATCTGCAG ATAGATCCGCTGATGGATTTAAGTTTTCATTCACCAACTTCAAATACTCAATTCCTCGGAGATGAGGATCGTTCTGCAGCTCAT GCGCAATGTTGGACTTAA
- the LOC109772551 gene encoding uncharacterized protein isoform X1: MNYQRIPASSVRHSKRHINQLDGVICSCAKQDDYAINRYRTRTLLPSFATVVSCSSTASTCDGHELHMNSLLCHIIGIERSTEASNLAVLTTSPEIQTASAPAEVVSRVFLIADHAVETHKPYGCFCFVTFSDLQIDPLMDLSFHSPTSNTQFLGDEDRSAAHKSYTTCDRFYRPNEFLYSINLRLPRSLHQE; encoded by the exons ATGAATTACCAAAGGATACCAGCGAGCAGCGTCCGGCACTCCAAGCGTCACATCAACCAACTTGATG GTGTTATCTGTTCATGTGCAAAGCAGGACGATTACGCCATCAACAGGTACCGGACACGGACTCTTCTGCCCTCCTTTGCCACTGTTGTGTCATGTTCGAGCACGGCATCAACTTGTGACGGACACGAACTCCACATGAACTCCCTCCTTTGCCACATAATAGGCATCGAGCGCTCTACGGAAGCATCCAATCTCGCTGTTCTAACAACTTCGCCGGAAATACAGACCGCCAGTGCTCCAGCTGAG GTTGTTTCTCGAGTATTTCTTATTGCAGACCATGCTGTAGAGACACACAAACCGTACGGCTGCTTTTGCTTTGTTACATTTTCAGATCTGCAG ATAGATCCGCTGATGGATTTAAGTTTTCATTCACCAACTTCAAATACTCAATTCCTCGGAGATGAGGATCGTTCTGCAGCTCAT AAGTCGTACACAACGTGTGATCGTTTCTACCGTCCAAATGAATTTTTATATTCAATAAATTTGAGGCTGCCTCGAAGCCTCCACCAAGAGTAG